In the Clostridium gelidum genome, ATGATTCACTTAAAAAAAAGTGTTCTGCCAAATGTGTAATGGTAATGTTTTCTATAACATGGTCATTGATATAGCCAATTATTTCTTGAATTTTATTGTTATACTTATAACAGGATAACAATGAGTCCTTATTATCTACAAATGCTTTAGTTAAATTAGTCATAAGTTCTATAAAACTTGAATACTCAATCATATCAGAACCAAAACCTTCACAGCTTGCAATTTTATTTATAAAATACATAAATCTATTTTGCTGTTCTTTATCAAATTCAAGTTTATGGCTAAAATTTTCATCACGATGTGTAAAACAATAGCTTAAATCTGTTTTAGTAGTAGAGATAGATTTTAAAAAGTCAGGATGGATAGAAATTACTATTCTCTCATGAATCATTTTACTTATTTGAGAAACATAGTGACTTTCAAACTGATTTATAACAAATAAGTCTCCTGGATTAATATCGTAAAGTTTATTATCAATTAAAAATTGTTTTCCACCAGAAATAGAATAATAAACTTCATAACAATCATGTATATGAATTGCCATAGTTTCTTCTTCACTATGTAGATGTGCAATTGAAAAATATTTGTTTTCTATACAATTATTAATAGATTTCTTACAAGATGTAAGTTCTTTCATTAAAATCACCTCATTAAATAATGACTTATTAATATTTATTATACTTATTACTTCAATATTTGCAACATTTTGATGAATATATCACAAGAAATAGTGAAAATATAATAGTATAATGAAATTATCAAATAAGTATTATGAATTCAAGGAGGAATATTTCATGAATATAAATAAGAATTTTTCATTAGAAGGTAAGATAGCATTAGTAACAGGGGCAGCATATGGTATTGGATTTGCACTTGCAAAATCTTATGCACAAGCAGGAGCAACAATAGTATTTAATGATATTAATCAAGAATTGGTTGATAAGGGATTAAAATCATACGAAGAATTAGGAATAAAAGCTTTTGGATATGTATGTGATGTTACAAATGAACCAAAGGTAATGGAATTAGTTGAAACAATAGAAAAAGAAGTTGGAGTAATTGATATTCTAGTAAATAATGCAGGAATAATTAAGCGTATTCCAATGCTTGAAATGAAAGCAGAAGAATTCAGACAAGTTATAGATGTAGATTTAACTGCACCATTTATAGTAGCTAAAGCTGTAATACCTGGAATGATTAAAAAAGGACATGGAAAAATAATAAATATATGTTCTATGATGAGTGAACTTGGAAGAGAAACTGTTTCAGCTTATGCAGCTGCTAAAGGTGGACTTAAGATGCTAACAAAAAATATTGCATCTGAATATGGTGAATATAATATCCAATGTAACGGACTTGGACCTGGATATATAGAAACACCTCAAACTGCACCAATTAGAACACCAGGACATCCATTTAACGAATTTATAATAGCAAAGACTCCAGCTGCACGTTGGGGAAAACCAGAAGATTTAGCAGGACCAGCTGTATTCTTAGCATCGGATGCATCAGATTTTGTTAATGGACATATTTTATATGTAGATGGTGGAATTTTAGCTTACATTGGAAAACAACCACAATAATAATTAAAATAATAAAATAACAGTAAAAGAAAAACTAATAATTAGGAGGAAAACAAAAATGAAAATTGCTTTAATAAATGAAAATAGCCAAGCGGCAAAAAATGAAATGATATACGCATCATTAAAAAAGATAGTAGAACCAAAGGGACATGAAGTATTCAATTATGGAATGTATAGTGCAGAAGACCCAGCAGTATTAACATATGTTCAAAATGGTATTTTAGCAGCTATTCTTTTAAATTCAGGAGCAGCTGATTATGTGATAACTGGATGTGGAACAGGAGAAGGTGCAATGCTTGCAGCTAATTCATTCCCAGGAGTATTATGTGGTCATATAGTAGATCCTTCAGATGCTTATATGTTTGCACAAATTAATGATGGAAATGCAATTGCATTGCCTTTTGCAAAAGGATTTGGATGGGGAGCTGAATTAAACTTAGAATACATTTTTGAAAAGTTATTCCAAGGTGAAAGTGGACAAGGGTATCCAAAAGACAGAGTTATACCAGAACAAAGAAATAAAAAGATATTAGATGAAGTTAAAAAAGTAACTCATAAAGATATGGTAACAATTTTAAAAGAAATAGATCAAGATTTATTAAAGGGTGCTGTAAGTGGAGAAAAATTCAAAGAGTATTTCTTTAATAATTGCAAATGTAAAGAAATAGAATCTTATATTAGAAGTATAGTAGAATAATAAAATTATAATCAGTTTGTAATTTAAATTAATGATAACATTAACGATATATAATATTATTTAATTATATATATATGTTGCAATAAAATTTTCACATATCTCTTAACCCGCATTTTACAAGCAAATTCTAAAATTCTAAAGTTCTTTAGAATATTAGAGTTTTAGAATTCCTAATTGTAAAATCATTATTGAAACTTATATAGATATTAATAAAAAAAATTAATCATAGCCTTATCAAGTAGAAATTTTAATTCTATCGCTATATACTTGATAGGGCTAAAAATAAATATAAAATTTAATAGTATTGATAGTGTCTATTTTAAATTATTATTGTAATTTAAAAAGAGATAGTAAGTTTTATAATAATATTTTCATTAATATATTTTACGGTTATGTTCAGTATATTCAAGCAGATATTTTTAGGTGTGATGTAATAAAATATTAAGAAGGTAAATACCCCATTAACTTACTAATATTTTTAGCAATATTCATGAATTCAGTTTTATATTTTAATAAATCATCCATAGTATTAAAAAGAGTTACAGATGAAAGACTAGTAGCTGCAATAATTTTATTAGTTCTATCAAAAATAGGAACAGCTATGCATATAACGCCAGTATCACATTCAATATTATCGAGTGAATATAAATTCTTTCTTATATCATGAATTTCATCTATAAGTACATTAATATCAGTTATAGTGTTTTCGGCGTATTTAACAAATTCAGTATCTTTTAACAATTCTCTTATTTTATCATCAGGATATTGAGATAATAATAACTTACCAGAAGCAGTACAGTAAATTGGTGCTTTTTTACCTATGCTTGAAGACATTGTTATGTTTCTACTAGGATTTTCAGCTGATACTTTATCTACATATATTATATTAGAATATGATTCATCAGGAATACAAAGATGTATGACTTCATCAACTTTATTTGCAAAGTCATGTATGTAAGGTCTAGAAATACTTATTAAATCCATACTGTTTATCATAGACGTGGATAGATTAAGTACTTTTATATCAAGTTGATATTTATCATTGTCTTTGTTTTGGGTAACATATTTTTTATATTTTAAAGTTGTGATAATTCTATGTATAGTGCTTTTACTTAATCCTAAAGTTTTTGATAATTCTCCAATTCCACAACCTTTTGGATATTCTGCTAAACAATCAAGTATGTCTAGTGCACGTTCTACAGACTGAACTAAATTAATATTATTTGAATCCTCAGACATATTAAATCCTCCATGCATAATTATTTTCTTTATACTACATTGTAATATTTAATATAGATTTTAACAAATAAAAAAATTATAAGTTTTTATTGTAGTATTATTGACAATTAGGAGTGGAAATATTAAAATAACATTATACAATGAAACAACGTTCCACAATGCGGAACTAAAGCGGACCTAGAAACAGATATATAATATTCCTTGATTATATGTAATATTAACCCTAAAAATCAAGAATAGCCTTATCAAGTGTAAATTCTAATTCTATCTCTACATACTTGATAATGCTAAAAATAAAAATATAAGTTGAAAGTGGTGTATTATTCATGGATGTAATTACTATAGGAGATGCAATGATTGCAATGTGTCCAAAGCAAAAAGGGCCAATAATATTTTGTAATACTTTTGAAAGAAAAACAGGTGGAGCAGAATTAAATGTTGCAATAGGTTGTGCAAGATTAGGATTGAAATCAGGTTGGATAAGCAGACTTGGTAATGACGACTTTGGAAAATATATATTAAAAACTGTACGCGGAGAGGGTATTGATATTTCAGAAGTTAAACTTGTAGATGGATATCCAACTTCAGTATATTTTAGAGAAGTTTTATCTGATGGATCTAGTAGATCATTTTATTATAGAGAAAAGTCTCCAACTAGCACAATGAATGCTAAAGAGTTAAATGAAGAATATTTTAAAAATGCAAAAATACTTCATATTACAGGAGTTTTTCCTTCAATTAATATGAATAATAGAGAAGTAATATTAGAAGCAGTAAAACTCGCAAAGAAAAATAATTTAATAATATCATTTGACCCAAATATTAGATTAAAAATGTGGAGTAAGGAAGAAGCAAAAACTTACATAGACAAACTTTTACCTTATGTGGATATTCTTTTAATAGGTGATGAAGAAATAGAAATATTATTAGAAGAAACTAATATAGAAAAAGCAATAAAAACTTTCCACGGTTATGGAATAGGAAAGGTTATTGTTAAAAAAGGAGCAAAAGGGGCAATAGGTTCAGATGGAGAAAATGTTTATGATGTAGAAGGTATTAAACCGAAAGCTTTAGTTGATACAGTAGGTGCAGGAGATGGATTCGCAGCAGGATTTTTAACAGCATTACTTAAAGGTGAAACATTAGAAAATACTATAAGATTTGCAAATGCGGTTGGATCTTTAGTAGTAGGTGTCGAAGGTGATAACGAAGGACTTCCTTATTATGATGAGGTTTTAGTTCACTTAGGACAATCAAAAAAAATAGAGCGTTAAAATAATAAATGAGGTGTAAAAGATGTTTGAAGAAATTTATAATACTTTAAAAGAAGAAAAAGCAGTAGCTGTTATTAGAACTAAGACATATGAAGAAGCAAAAGAAATTAGTATAGCAGCTATTGAAGGTGGAATGAAGATTATAGAAGTAACTATGAGTGTGCCAAATGCACCAAAACTTATAAAAGAATTAAAGGGCGAATATAAAGGTGCATGTGTTGGAGCAGGAACAGTTTTAACTAAAGACGCTGTAGACGAATGTATTAAGAATAATGCTGATTTTATTGTATCTCCTTGTCTTGATGAAGATGTGCTAGCATATGCAATTCAAAGAAAAGCATTAATGATTCCAGGACTTATGACAATGTCAGAAATAAACAAAGTTTATAAAATGGGATTAAGATTTATAAAGATATTCCCAGGAAATGTTGTTGGAAAAGGATTAATAGGAGCAGCAAAATCAATCTTCCCAGATATTAGTATAATGCCTACAGGTGGAGTAAACAAAGATAATATAAATGAATGGATACAAGCTGGAGCAGACTGTAGTGGTATTGGCAGTGATTTAAATAAAGTATATAAAAGTAATGGGGCTGAAGGCGTAAAAGAATATTGTGCTGAAGTTATCAAGAACGTAAAAAAATTATAATAAATTAGAATTTCAAATAGTAGTGATTAATTTTATTTTAAATAGAGTTAATCACTACTTTTAGGTTAAGAAAAACATAATAAGGCACATTAAAGAAAAGCAGCCATGCTGCATATAAGAATATTTATGGCAAATGGACTTGTTATTTTTTTGATTGTGCCTAAGCAAATAATAGAAAATTTCATACAAAAAAGATAGAGTATAAGGTGTGTTATTTAATTCACTAGATAGGTAATTATTGCTTGAATTACATTATATAAATAAAAAATTAGAAGAATGTCCAAAATTCCTTAAAATAGAAGAAAGTAAAAATAATTTATTAGTGAGCTTTCTTGTGAATTAAGACAACACAACACTTACTGTATAATATAAAACTAAGCATGAATCATATATGTAACAATGCCTAATGTAAAATCATTTTAAAATAGCTAATTTTGGCGAATTAAGATTGTTAAAAAAATAGCTATTCTTTAAAAATTTGAAATCAAGGCTTATAATAATACTGAAATACTAAATTACGACATGAGTCTATTGAAATAAACGTAATAATTTAATAATAGTTTTAAGGGGTCTGATAAAAATGAAAACAGAACAAGGTCTTGTAATTGAGGTAATTGATAATATTACCAAAATTAAAGTTGGAAGACATAGTGACTGTAGTAATTGTGGAGGTTGTCCAGGCAGCGATAGTGTAATTATAAGTGCAAATAATAAAATAGGGGCCAAAGTTGGAGATAGGGTGACATTTGAAATGAAAGAAGTTGACGTTTTAAAAGGGGCCTTTATTGTTTTTGTTTTGCCACTAATTATTGCATTTATGGGTGCAATATTGGGAGGGTTTATAGGAACATACATTGGATCTAATATAAACAGTTCTCGAATTATAGGTGGAATAACTGCTTTTTTATTATCAATGATATTTGTAAAGTTATTTGATAGAGCTGCAACTGCAAGTGAAAAGTCAAAACCAGAAATTATTAGTATTTTATCGTAAATATTTTAAAAACATAATGAAGAGGTGATTGTTAATGTTAAAGCGTTTTCTAGGAGGAATTCATCCTAAAGATAGTAAAGTATACACTATGGACAAAGTTATTGAAATGCCACCTTTACCTTCGGAGGTAGTTATTCCTATGAGTCAGCATATAGGAGCTCCTTGTACACCATTAGTTAAGGTTGGCGACATAGTTAAGAAGGGACAAGTTATAGCTGAAAGTGATGCTTTTATGCATAGTCCAGTGCATGCATCAATTTCTGGAGAAGTTATTAAGATTGCAGAAATGCCACATGCGTCTAGAGTTAGTTGTTTATCAATTGTTATTAAAAATGATGGTTTAGATGAATGGGCTCCAGGCATTCCGTTACATCGTGAATGGGATAAACTAGAGACAAAAGAAATTCTTGATATTATCAAAGGAGCAGGAGCAGTTGGAATGGGAGGAGCTACGTTCCCAACACATATCAAACTTTCTCCAAACAAGGAAGTAGATGTTTTAATTATTAATGCAGCTGAATGTGAACCTTATCTAACAGCAGATTATAGGATGATGCTTGAATATGCTAATCGTATAGTTACAGGTGTTAAAATTGCTATGAAAGTTCTTGGAGTTAGTAAATGTTTTATAGGAATAGAGGATAATAAGCCAGAGGCTGTAAAGGTTATGAAAGATGCCTTTAAAGGAACCAATATTGAAGTTGTAGCACTACCTACAAAGTATCCTCAAGGTGCAGAAAAAATGTTAATAAAAGTACTGACAGATCGTGAAGTTCCAGCTGGTGGATTACCTATGGATGTTGGTGTTGTAGTACAAAATGTTGGTACTGCAGTTGCAATTTGTGATGCTGTAGTTAGTGGGATTCCGTTAATAGAAAGGGTTACCACTGTTTCTGGAGATTCAATTAAGGAACCTAAAAATTTATTATTGAGAATAGGGACTAGCTATGACTATGTAATGGATTATTGCGGAGGATTTAGTAAAACTCCTGAAAAAATAATTTCTGGAGGACCTATGATGGGCATGGCTCAATTTACATTAGATGTACCTGTAATTAAAGGAACATCTGGTATATTGGCTTTAAGCTCAGATGTGGTAAATTCCGGAGAAGAGTCTCCTTGTATTAGATGCGGTAGATGTGTCAAAGCATGTCCTATGGGATTAGTACCAAGTATGTTAAGTATATTAGGTGAACGTAATAAATTTAAAGAAGCTAAAGAAGAATATGGTTTATTTAATTGTATAGAATGTGGAAGTTGTGTGTATACATGTCCTGCAAAACGTAATATTGTACAATATATAAAATATTCGAAAGCACAAAATCTTGCACAATCGGCAAAGAAATAGGGAGGGAAGGGATAAAATGAGTTCAGAAACTAATGTAATTCAAGAAAGTAAATTACAAAACATTAAGCCAAAGGAAATTCAAGTACAGGATAAAAAATTTACTGTTTCAGCATCGCCACATATTAGATGTAATGAATCAATTTCAAAGATAATGTGGAATGTAAATATAGCTTTGGCACCCGCAGCTGTCTTTTCAGCATTTTATTTTGGTTTTCCTGCATTAATAAATATGTTAGTAGGAATAATTTCAGCAGTTGTATGTGAGTATTTACTACAAAAGTTTAGTGAAAAAAAGATTACAGCATTTGATGGAAGTGCATTTATAACGGGTCTTTTGTTATCAATGTCTCTTCCACCAACGTTACCACCTTATATGGTAGCAATTGGTTCAGTTATAGCTATAGTTATAGCTAAACACTCAATGGGTGGACTTGGTTTTAATATTTTTAATCCTGCTCATATTGGAAGAGCAGCGTTAATGGTATCTTGGCCAGTTGCGATGACTACTTGGACAAAAATGACAACTTCAGTAGATGTAGTTACTAGTGCAACACCATTAAATATATTAAAACAACAAGGTTATGAAGCTTTAATTAATACCTTTGGAAGCAATGCAGAAATGTATAAGAATATGTTCCTTGGTACAAGAAACGGAAGTTTAGGTGAAACTTCTACAGTATTACTTCTTATTGGAGGAATATATCTTATATATAAAGGCTATATTAATTGGCAAGTTCCTGTTTGTATGATTGGAACAGTAGGAATACTTACTTGGATTTTTGGACCTGCAGGTTTATTTACTGGTGATCCATTCTTTCACATGATGGCTGGAGGTTTAATACTCGGAGCATTCTTCATGGCAACAGATATGGTAACTATTCCAATTACTACAAAAGGTCAAATAATTTTTGCAGTTGGAGCTGGTGCAATAACTGTATTAATTAGATTAAAAGGTGGTTATCCAGAAGGCGTTTGTTATTCACTTTTGTTAATGAATGCTGTGACACCATTAATTGATCGTTTCGTAAAACCAAAGAGTTTTGGATCAAGGGGGTAGTAAAATGTCAGAAGTAGTTGTTAAGAAAGAAGAGTCTATTTATAAGGTAGCAATAAACTTAATAGGAGCTTGCTTAATTTCAGGAGTAATAATAGCAATAGTATATTTTATTACAGCACCTATTGCAGTAGAAAAAAATGAAATGATGAAACAACAATCGATGAAATCATTAGTCAAAGATGCAGATACTTTTAAAGAAGTATCAGGTAAAGAAGAATGGTTTACTGCTGAAAAAGATGGAAAAGTAATTGCTTATGTAATACCTGGCGAAAGTAAGGGATACGGTGGAGCAATTAAAATGCTTGTAGCTGTTGATAAAGATGGAAAAGTACTTGATTATAGTATACTTACAAGTAATGAGACACCTGGTCTTGGATCGAAAGCGGCAGAAGAACCTTTTAAAGGTCAATTTAAAGGTAAGCAAGCAGAAGCTTTGACTGTAACAAAGGATGCTTCTAATAAAGAAAATATTCAAGCTATGACAGGAGCAACTATTTCATCTAAAGCTGTAACACTTGCTGTTAAAAATGCAGTAGAAGAAGTAGTACAGTTTACAGGAGGTAAATAATATGAAAGAATTATGGAAAATTTTCTCTAAAGGTTTAGTTGATGAAAATCCAATATTTATATTGGCTTTAAGTCTTTGTCCAGCACTAGCTGTTACAACTTCAGTTATAAATGGACTAGCTATGGGATTAACAGTATTATTTGTTATTACAGCTAATAATGCAGTAGTCTCAATAACACGTAAGTGGGTAAATCAAAAGGTTAGAGTGCCTGTTTATATAACATCAATTGCAACTATAGTAACAGTTGTACAGCTTGTATTGCAAGCTATTGCCCCAGCTTTATATAAAGAACTTGGAGTATATTTATCATTAGTAGTAGTATTTGCAATAATACTAGCAAGAGCTGAAGTATTTGCTTCAAAGAATAAGGTTATTCCATCTATGCTCGATGGGCTTGGCATGGGTTGTGGATTTACAATAGCTATGCTTGCAATATCTGCAATAAGAGAAATTATTGGTAATGGAACAATTTTAGGAATTTCAGTATTTGGATCTGGGTATAATCCAGCTTTAATTATGATTTTGCCACCTGGTGCATTTATATTAATTGGCTATATGATGGGAGCCATTAAAATTTATATGAAGCGTAAAGACGACAAGAGATTAAAAGGGAGTGAATCATAATGAAAGAATATTTAACGCTGTTTATAGGTTCAGTAGTTGTAAATAACTTTGTTTTAACAAAATTTTTAGGCTTATGTATATTCTTTGGAGTTTCTAAAAGTCTAAATGCATCTGTAGGAATGGGTATGGCAGTTACCTCTGTTATAACGCTTAGTTCAATGCTAGCATGGGTAGTATATCATTTTGTACTTCTACCATATGGTTTGACATTTTTAACAACAATTGTTTTTGTAGTACTTATAGCAAGTTTTGTACAATTGTTGGAGTTAATAATAAAAAAACAAGCTCCTGCTTTATATAGTATGTGGGGTATTTACCTTGTTTTAATAGCAACAAATTGTATAGTATTATCTGTTCCACTTTTAAGTGTAGAATCTAATTATACATTTGGTATGAGTGTAGTTTTTGCAATTGGATCGGGTATGGGATTTGCACTTGCACTTATGCTTATGGCAAGTCTAAGAGAAAAATTAGTAAATGCAGATGTGCCAAAGGCACTAGAAGGAACAGGAATAGCATTTATTTTAGCTGGTATGTTATCATTAGCATTCTTTGGATTTTCAGGAATGATATGATCAATTAACAATTAACAAAGGACAATTGACAATTAAGGAATAAAATTAAAACGTTTTTGAAAATATTCGCAGATAAAGAAAGCGTGAAACACCATAAAAACTTAAAGATATTCGGAAGGAATATCATCCACAATTGTCAATTGTGCATTTAGATTGTACATTGAAGAAATGACTAAGCTTATTAAGGAGATGAATAAAATTTATGAATACTGCTATAATGGTTATTGTGGTAATGGGGGTAGTTGGGATAGTTTTTGGGATTATTCTTGCTATCGCAAATAAAAAGTTTTCAATGGAAGTAAATCCGCTTATTCATGAGGTTGACGAAATTCTTCCTAAAGGACAGTGCGGTGCCTGTGGTTTTGCAGGTTGTGCTAATTATGCTGAATCTGTAGTTTTAAATCCAGATGTTCCTCCAAATTTATGTGTACCAGGTAAAGATGCTGTTGCAAAATTGGTAGCAGAGATTACAGGAAAAGTTGCAGAGCAGGTAGAACCAAGAGTAGCTCATGTTAGATGCAACGGATCAATTAGTAAAGCAACTTTAAGTTATAACTATGAGGGAGTACATGATTGTGCTGCTGCAAGTTTAATTCAAGGTGGACCTAAAGGATGTAAAAATGGGTGTGTTGGATTTGGAAATTGTGTAAATGTTTGTAATTTTGGTGCTATGACTATGGGCGACGAGGGATTACCAATTGTTGATATGAAAAAATGTACTGGATGCGGAGCATGTGAAACAGCATGTCCTAAACATGTTATACAAATCATACCATCAAATGCAACTGTAAAAGTAGGCTGTAATTCTAAGGATAAAGGAGCTGTTGCAAGAAAGCTTTGCAGTGCTGCTTGTATAGGTTGTGGTATTTGTGCAAAAAATTGTAGTTATGGTGCAATTGATATTAAGGACAATCTTGCAGTAGTAAACAATGCTATATGTGCTGAAAAATGTAGTGAAGCAACATGTGTAGCGAAGTGTCCAACTAAAGCTATAAAAATAGCTATTGAATCAAAAGAACATGAAAAGGTAGAAACTTTAAAGGTAACTAGTTAGGTATAAGTAAAAAATAAATCTAAGGGCTACTCGCCCTAAGTAATTAAGGCACATGAACTTGTTATTTATTTGATTGTGCATAAAGTAACGTTGTTACTATATTACCGGGTGAGAATCTTTTGGATTTATTTTTTGACCATTTTACAATTTATATTAGATTGGAGTGAACATATGAAGAAGATTATATGTGCATCAATAGCTTGTA is a window encoding:
- a CDS encoding AraC family transcriptional regulator, yielding MKELTSCKKSINNCIENKYFSIAHLHSEEETMAIHIHDCYEVYYSISGGKQFLIDNKLYDINPGDLFVINQFESHYVSQISKMIHERIVISIHPDFLKSISTTKTDLSYCFTHRDENFSHKLEFDKEQQNRFMYFINKIASCEGFGSDMIEYSSFIELMTNLTKAFVDNKDSLLSCYKYNNKIQEIIGYINDHVIENITITHLAEHFFLSESYICRIFKLATGTTINKYITARRISIAKSLLSNGSSISDVYIECGFNDYSNFLKSFKKAVGVSPKKYSTFSMN
- a CDS encoding gluconate 5-dehydrogenase, producing MNINKNFSLEGKIALVTGAAYGIGFALAKSYAQAGATIVFNDINQELVDKGLKSYEELGIKAFGYVCDVTNEPKVMELVETIEKEVGVIDILVNNAGIIKRIPMLEMKAEEFRQVIDVDLTAPFIVAKAVIPGMIKKGHGKIINICSMMSELGRETVSAYAAAKGGLKMLTKNIASEYGEYNIQCNGLGPGYIETPQTAPIRTPGHPFNEFIIAKTPAARWGKPEDLAGPAVFLASDASDFVNGHILYVDGGILAYIGKQPQ
- a CDS encoding RpiB/LacA/LacB family sugar-phosphate isomerase, which encodes MKIALINENSQAAKNEMIYASLKKIVEPKGHEVFNYGMYSAEDPAVLTYVQNGILAAILLNSGAADYVITGCGTGEGAMLAANSFPGVLCGHIVDPSDAYMFAQINDGNAIALPFAKGFGWGAELNLEYIFEKLFQGESGQGYPKDRVIPEQRNKKILDEVKKVTHKDMVTILKEIDQDLLKGAVSGEKFKEYFFNNCKCKEIESYIRSIVE
- a CDS encoding IclR family transcriptional regulator, with amino-acid sequence MSEDSNNINLVQSVERALDILDCLAEYPKGCGIGELSKTLGLSKSTIHRIITTLKYKKYVTQNKDNDKYQLDIKVLNLSTSMINSMDLISISRPYIHDFANKVDEVIHLCIPDESYSNIIYVDKVSAENPSRNITMSSSIGKKAPIYCTASGKLLLSQYPDDKIRELLKDTEFVKYAENTITDINVLIDEIHDIRKNLYSLDNIECDTGVICIAVPIFDRTNKIIAATSLSSVTLFNTMDDLLKYKTEFMNIAKNISKLMGYLPS
- a CDS encoding sugar kinase, which produces MDVITIGDAMIAMCPKQKGPIIFCNTFERKTGGAELNVAIGCARLGLKSGWISRLGNDDFGKYILKTVRGEGIDISEVKLVDGYPTSVYFREVLSDGSSRSFYYREKSPTSTMNAKELNEEYFKNAKILHITGVFPSINMNNREVILEAVKLAKKNNLIISFDPNIRLKMWSKEEAKTYIDKLLPYVDILLIGDEEIEILLEETNIEKAIKTFHGYGIGKVIVKKGAKGAIGSDGENVYDVEGIKPKALVDTVGAGDGFAAGFLTALLKGETLENTIRFANAVGSLVVGVEGDNEGLPYYDEVLVHLGQSKKIER
- a CDS encoding bifunctional 4-hydroxy-2-oxoglutarate aldolase/2-dehydro-3-deoxy-phosphogluconate aldolase translates to MFEEIYNTLKEEKAVAVIRTKTYEEAKEISIAAIEGGMKIIEVTMSVPNAPKLIKELKGEYKGACVGAGTVLTKDAVDECIKNNADFIVSPCLDEDVLAYAIQRKALMIPGLMTMSEINKVYKMGLRFIKIFPGNVVGKGLIGAAKSIFPDISIMPTGGVNKDNINEWIQAGADCSGIGSDLNKVYKSNGAEGVKEYCAEVIKNVKKL
- a CDS encoding SoxR reducing system RseC family protein produces the protein MKTEQGLVIEVIDNITKIKVGRHSDCSNCGGCPGSDSVIISANNKIGAKVGDRVTFEMKEVDVLKGAFIVFVLPLIIAFMGAILGGFIGTYIGSNINSSRIIGGITAFLLSMIFVKLFDRAATASEKSKPEIISILS
- the rsxC gene encoding electron transport complex subunit RsxC, whose product is MLKRFLGGIHPKDSKVYTMDKVIEMPPLPSEVVIPMSQHIGAPCTPLVKVGDIVKKGQVIAESDAFMHSPVHASISGEVIKIAEMPHASRVSCLSIVIKNDGLDEWAPGIPLHREWDKLETKEILDIIKGAGAVGMGGATFPTHIKLSPNKEVDVLIINAAECEPYLTADYRMMLEYANRIVTGVKIAMKVLGVSKCFIGIEDNKPEAVKVMKDAFKGTNIEVVALPTKYPQGAEKMLIKVLTDREVPAGGLPMDVGVVVQNVGTAVAICDAVVSGIPLIERVTTVSGDSIKEPKNLLLRIGTSYDYVMDYCGGFSKTPEKIISGGPMMGMAQFTLDVPVIKGTSGILALSSDVVNSGEESPCIRCGRCVKACPMGLVPSMLSILGERNKFKEAKEEYGLFNCIECGSCVYTCPAKRNIVQYIKYSKAQNLAQSAKK
- a CDS encoding RnfABCDGE type electron transport complex subunit D, translated to MSSETNVIQESKLQNIKPKEIQVQDKKFTVSASPHIRCNESISKIMWNVNIALAPAAVFSAFYFGFPALINMLVGIISAVVCEYLLQKFSEKKITAFDGSAFITGLLLSMSLPPTLPPYMVAIGSVIAIVIAKHSMGGLGFNIFNPAHIGRAALMVSWPVAMTTWTKMTTSVDVVTSATPLNILKQQGYEALINTFGSNAEMYKNMFLGTRNGSLGETSTVLLLIGGIYLIYKGYINWQVPVCMIGTVGILTWIFGPAGLFTGDPFFHMMAGGLILGAFFMATDMVTIPITTKGQIIFAVGAGAITVLIRLKGGYPEGVCYSLLLMNAVTPLIDRFVKPKSFGSRG
- a CDS encoding RnfABCDGE type electron transport complex subunit G, with the translated sequence MSEVVVKKEESIYKVAINLIGACLISGVIIAIVYFITAPIAVEKNEMMKQQSMKSLVKDADTFKEVSGKEEWFTAEKDGKVIAYVIPGESKGYGGAIKMLVAVDKDGKVLDYSILTSNETPGLGSKAAEEPFKGQFKGKQAEALTVTKDASNKENIQAMTGATISSKAVTLAVKNAVEEVVQFTGGK
- the rsxE gene encoding electron transport complex subunit RsxE, yielding MKELWKIFSKGLVDENPIFILALSLCPALAVTTSVINGLAMGLTVLFVITANNAVVSITRKWVNQKVRVPVYITSIATIVTVVQLVLQAIAPALYKELGVYLSLVVVFAIILARAEVFASKNKVIPSMLDGLGMGCGFTIAMLAISAIREIIGNGTILGISVFGSGYNPALIMILPPGAFILIGYMMGAIKIYMKRKDDKRLKGSES
- a CDS encoding electron transport complex protein RnfA, giving the protein MKEYLTLFIGSVVVNNFVLTKFLGLCIFFGVSKSLNASVGMGMAVTSVITLSSMLAWVVYHFVLLPYGLTFLTTIVFVVLIASFVQLLELIIKKQAPALYSMWGIYLVLIATNCIVLSVPLLSVESNYTFGMSVVFAIGSGMGFALALMLMASLREKLVNADVPKALEGTGIAFILAGMLSLAFFGFSGMI